Sequence from the Ereboglobus luteus genome:
GCGGCGGAAATCGCCGTCGGTGAGGATGCCCGCGAGCTTTTTTGTCTTCGGGTCGATGATTGCGATGCAGCCGGACTTGGCGGCGGTCATGGCGAGGATGGATTCCTGGAGCGTGCCGTCGGCCGTGATGAGCGGGAGGCGGTCGCCGGTGCGCATGATGTCCTTCACCTTGAGCAGCAGCAGGCGTCCGAGGTTGCCGGCGGGATGGCGCAGGGCGAAATCCTCGCGCGTGAAGCCGCGCGTTTCGAGGAGCACCATGGCGAGCGCGTCGCCGAGGGCCATGGCCGCGGTGGTGCTGGCGGTGGGGGCGAGCTCGAGCGGGCAGGCTTCGCGGGGCACGCGATAGAGCAGGCGGCAGTCGGCGTGACGCGCGATGTCGGAGTCGGCAAAACTGGTGAGCGCGAGGATTTTCAGGCCGAAGCGTTTCAGGGCGGGAATGATGCGGAGGATTTCCTCGGACTGGCCGGAGTTGCTGATGAGGAAGGCCATGTCGCCCTCGGCGCAGATGCCGAAATCGCCGTGGAGCGCCTGCGTGGGATCAAGAAAGCAGGAGACGATGCCGGTGCTGTTGAAAGTGCCCGCGAGTTTTTGGGCGATGTGCGCGGATTTGCCCACGCCGGAGAAGATGAGCTTGCCGCCGTTCGCGGCGGTGTCGCCCACCATGCGGGCGCAGACGGCGAACTCCTCATCGAGTGCGACGGCGGTTGCCTTGAGCGCATCCATTTCGGTGCGAATGCAGGCGCGGGCGCGGGAAAGGGCGGTTTTTGTGGAAAGTGTCATTGATTTGAATTGTCTCTGCCGGTTTGTTGCAAA
This genomic interval carries:
- a CDS encoding KpsF/GutQ family sugar-phosphate isomerase, producing the protein MTLSTKTALSRARACIRTEMDALKATAVALDEEFAVCARMVGDTAANGGKLIFSGVGKSAHIAQKLAGTFNSTGIVSCFLDPTQALHGDFGICAEGDMAFLISNSGQSEEILRIIPALKRFGLKILALTSFADSDIARHADCRLLYRVPREACPLELAPTASTTAAMALGDALAMVLLETRGFTREDFALRHPAGNLGRLLLLKVKDIMRTGDRLPLITADGTLQESILAMTAAKSGCIAIIDPKTKKLAGILTDGDFRRAALTGNNFLSKPVSKFMTRTPKVIDENALSVEAMRLFEKHKIDDLIVVDKKARPVGVIDGQDLPKLKIV